Proteins encoded within one genomic window of Brachybacterium avium:
- a CDS encoding response regulator transcription factor gives MAHILFVDDDADLVELVSLRLRSCGHEVTAVGSVDAARNALAAHSDVDLVVVDRTMPGRSGADLLRGLRAEGSTPQVLMLTARDREHGPEDGRTPGAEDCMTEPFTPDELATRIISLLAC, from the coding sequence ATGGCACACATCCTGTTCGTCGATGACGATGCCGACCTCGTCGAGCTGGTCTCGCTGCGGCTCCGCTCGTGCGGGCACGAGGTCACTGCGGTGGGCTCGGTCGACGCCGCGCGCAACGCCCTCGCCGCGCACAGCGACGTCGACCTGGTCGTGGTGGACCGCACGATGCCGGGCAGGTCCGGTGCGGATCTCCTCCGCGGCCTGCGCGCCGAGGGCTCCACGCCGCAGGTCCTGATGCTCACCGCACGCGACCGGGAGCACGGTCCCGAGGACGGCCGCACCCCCGGGGCGGAGGACTGCATGACCGAGCCCTTCACCCCCGACGAGCTCGCCACCCGGATCATCTCCCTGCTCGCGTGCTGA
- a CDS encoding carbohydrate ABC transporter permease has product MSSPSTVDERRRDGADGFIPRTVPLGRRLRRGAAPWLLLAPGLIVLGVLLLWPMLRVLNLSLQDYELRNLLRGDTDYVGLDNYVQVLTDPFLWKTVLPNTVGFALVCVVLTMIVGTVVALFLNSLGTLWRSLSTTAIMVAWAVPALTGTYIFVWLFDAQSGLVISTLDGLGLMEAGSYNWFTNRWTFYGIATLNVVYHGFPFIAVTMLAGLMTVPREHYEAAAMDGATAWGRFWNVTVPTLRPIIAVCVILSTIWDFKVFVQIYLMPGGDGTTRSVMNLGVWSYTQSFAQGEYGMGSTIAVLLTALLLVISVIYIRTLMKEEEL; this is encoded by the coding sequence ATGAGCTCGCCCTCGACCGTCGATGAGCGCCGACGGGACGGTGCGGACGGGTTCATCCCCCGCACCGTCCCGCTGGGGCGCCGCCTGCGCCGCGGCGCAGCGCCCTGGCTCCTGCTCGCTCCCGGGCTGATCGTGCTCGGGGTGCTGCTGCTGTGGCCCATGCTCCGCGTCCTGAACCTCTCGCTGCAGGACTACGAGCTGCGCAACCTGCTGCGCGGCGACACGGACTACGTGGGTCTGGACAACTACGTCCAGGTCCTCACCGACCCGTTCCTGTGGAAGACCGTCCTGCCCAACACGGTCGGCTTCGCGCTCGTCTGCGTGGTGCTGACGATGATCGTCGGCACCGTGGTCGCGCTGTTCCTGAACTCCCTGGGCACCCTGTGGCGCTCGCTCTCCACCACCGCGATCATGGTCGCCTGGGCGGTGCCGGCGCTGACCGGCACCTACATCTTCGTCTGGCTCTTCGATGCGCAGTCCGGGCTGGTGATCTCCACGCTCGACGGGCTCGGGCTGATGGAGGCCGGCAGCTACAACTGGTTCACCAACCGGTGGACCTTCTACGGCATCGCCACCCTCAACGTCGTCTACCACGGCTTCCCGTTCATCGCGGTGACCATGCTGGCCGGGCTGATGACCGTGCCCAGGGAGCACTACGAAGCGGCCGCGATGGACGGCGCCACCGCCTGGGGGCGCTTCTGGAACGTCACCGTCCCCACCCTGCGGCCGATCATCGCTGTGTGCGTGATCCTCTCGACGATCTGGGACTTCAAGGTGTTCGTGCAGATCTACCTGATGCCCGGCGGTGACGGCACCACCCGCTCCGTGATGAACCTCGGGGTGTGGTCCTACACCCAGTCCTTCGCCCAGGGAGAGTACGGCATGGGCTCGACCATCGCCGTGCTGCTGACGGCGCTGCTGCTGGTGATCTCCGTGATCTACATCCGCACGCTGATGAAGGAGGAGGAGCTGTGA
- a CDS encoding Gfo/Idh/MocA family protein, whose amino-acid sequence MSFTLGIVGIGQFGSHFAELFAAHPEIEALYAVDSVAERIDAVQARGVRFDKRFDTLEELLASDVDAVAIFTQRWTHGEHALAALRAGKHVYSAVPMAIEEQEIRAIAEEVQRTGLVYMMGETSQYNAAVVLARRIHRTGAFGEVFYAEGDYVHDMDLGFYDAYKYSGGENWKATASYPPLLYPTHSIGGILGVLGERHATSVSALGRPDTRGDGVFDKDVSMFGNDVSNAFALFGMDNGGAFRTNELRRVGYPSHKRESRFRFFGEDSSFEETIETTYWHDKQRVLDVTSLIATGSTMSLDDPRLADVSPALRDAFVAGAAQVHHQARLPREFQGLPNGHEGAHHFLVDDFARAVADGMQPMVNAWQAARYTLPGVIAHQSMNSGGERLAIQDLGECPLPVLDLDADQEPLDLEALYETQEAAGAVVG is encoded by the coding sequence ATGTCGTTCACGCTGGGCATCGTCGGGATCGGCCAGTTCGGCTCCCACTTCGCAGAGCTCTTCGCCGCCCACCCCGAGATCGAGGCGCTCTACGCCGTGGACTCCGTGGCCGAGCGGATCGACGCGGTCCAGGCGCGCGGGGTGCGCTTCGACAAGCGCTTCGACACCCTCGAGGAGCTGCTCGCCTCCGACGTCGACGCGGTCGCGATCTTCACCCAGCGCTGGACCCACGGCGAGCACGCCCTGGCCGCCCTGCGCGCGGGCAAGCACGTCTACTCCGCCGTGCCGATGGCCATCGAGGAGCAGGAGATCCGGGCGATCGCCGAGGAGGTGCAGCGCACGGGGCTGGTCTACATGATGGGCGAGACCAGCCAGTACAACGCCGCTGTGGTGCTGGCCCGCCGCATCCACCGCACCGGCGCCTTCGGCGAGGTGTTCTACGCCGAGGGTGACTACGTCCACGACATGGACCTCGGCTTCTACGACGCCTATAAGTACTCCGGCGGCGAGAACTGGAAGGCCACCGCCTCCTACCCGCCGCTGCTGTACCCCACCCACTCCATCGGCGGCATCCTCGGCGTGCTGGGGGAGCGGCACGCCACCTCGGTCTCCGCGCTCGGGCGCCCCGATACCCGTGGCGACGGCGTGTTCGACAAGGACGTCTCGATGTTCGGCAATGACGTCTCCAACGCCTTCGCGCTGTTCGGGATGGACAACGGCGGCGCCTTCCGCACCAACGAGCTGCGTCGGGTGGGCTACCCCAGCCACAAGCGCGAGTCCCGCTTCCGCTTCTTCGGTGAGGACTCCAGCTTCGAGGAGACCATCGAGACCACCTACTGGCACGACAAGCAGCGGGTGCTGGACGTGACCTCCCTGATCGCCACCGGCTCCACCATGAGCCTGGACGATCCGCGCCTGGCCGACGTCTCCCCGGCCCTGCGCGACGCCTTCGTCGCCGGCGCCGCGCAGGTGCATCACCAGGCGCGCCTGCCGAGAGAGTTCCAGGGCCTGCCCAACGGTCACGAGGGCGCCCACCACTTCCTGGTGGACGACTTCGCCCGCGCGGTGGCCGACGGCATGCAGCCGATGGTCAACGCCTGGCAGGCCGCGCGGTACACCCTGCCCGGCGTCATCGCCCACCAGTCGATGAACTCAGGCGGTGAGCGGCTCGCGATCCAGGACCTGGGCGAGTGCCCGCTGCCGGTGCTGGATCTCGACGCGGACCAGGAGCCGCTCGATCTGGAGGCGCTGTACGAGACGCAGGAGGCGGCGGGCGCTGTGGTGGGGTGA
- a CDS encoding MFS transporter: MSTPAARLPALGGTRAYVVWIAAVTAYSIAVLQRTTMGVAGLEATERFGASATIVSSFVVLQLAVYAICQIPAGLLLDRYGSRVTLVAGALLMGAGQLLMAQTETVGVAMVARIILGAGDALTFSSAVRLVPAWFPASRVPILTQLTGILGQVGQIASAVPFVAVLTVAGWGTAFSSAASVSAVAALLALLVVRATPPGMPRPRVKQDLTRIPLVLARIIRHPSTQLGFFTHYTAGFTGITFSMMWGYPYLTAGEGLSRPAASAIMTVLVAVAVVAGPLIGALTQRHPLRRSTLVLLIVATIVVPLLALVLWPGPAPIWLLIVLVSGFSIGGPGSNIGFDFPRTDLARHRLGTATGVVIMGGFIGGLTSILLIGVVLDVLRPDGNYDLEAFRLAFAVQLPLLAIGVAGMLISRRNLRRRMAARGSQVPPWRDVWRSGRWRRL; encoded by the coding sequence ATGAGCACGCCCGCCGCACGCCTGCCTGCCCTGGGCGGGACCCGGGCGTACGTGGTGTGGATCGCCGCCGTGACCGCCTATTCGATCGCAGTCCTGCAGCGCACCACCATGGGCGTCGCCGGGCTCGAGGCCACCGAACGGTTCGGCGCCTCCGCGACCATCGTCTCCAGCTTCGTCGTCCTGCAGCTGGCCGTCTACGCGATCTGCCAGATCCCGGCCGGGCTGCTGCTGGACCGCTACGGCTCCCGGGTCACCCTCGTCGCCGGGGCCCTGCTGATGGGTGCCGGGCAGCTGCTGATGGCCCAGACCGAGACCGTGGGCGTGGCGATGGTGGCGCGCATCATCCTCGGCGCCGGCGATGCGCTGACCTTCTCCAGCGCGGTCCGTCTGGTCCCGGCCTGGTTCCCGGCCTCGCGGGTGCCGATCCTCACCCAGCTCACCGGGATCCTCGGCCAGGTCGGTCAGATCGCCTCGGCCGTACCCTTCGTCGCAGTGCTGACGGTGGCCGGCTGGGGCACGGCCTTCTCCTCGGCCGCGTCCGTGAGTGCGGTCGCGGCGCTGCTGGCCCTGCTGGTGGTCCGAGCGACGCCACCCGGGATGCCGCGGCCCCGGGTGAAGCAGGACCTCACCAGGATCCCGCTGGTGCTCGCGCGGATCATCCGCCACCCCTCCACGCAGCTGGGCTTCTTCACGCACTACACCGCCGGGTTCACCGGCATCACCTTCTCCATGATGTGGGGCTACCCGTACCTCACCGCGGGGGAGGGTCTCAGCCGGCCCGCCGCCTCCGCGATCATGACCGTGCTGGTGGCGGTCGCCGTCGTCGCCGGGCCGCTGATCGGCGCCCTCACCCAGCGCCACCCGCTGCGCCGCTCGACCCTGGTGCTGCTGATCGTCGCCACCATCGTAGTGCCGCTGCTCGCCCTGGTGCTCTGGCCCGGGCCGGCCCCGATCTGGCTGCTCATTGTGCTGGTCTCCGGCTTCTCGATCGGTGGCCCGGGCAGCAACATCGGCTTCGACTTCCCGCGCACGGACCTCGCCCGGCACCGGCTCGGCACCGCCACCGGGGTGGTGATCATGGGCGGCTTCATCGGCGGGCTCACCTCGATCCTGCTCATCGGAGTGGTGCTGGACGTGCTGCGGCCCGACGGGAACTACGACCTGGAGGCGTTCCGCCTCGCCTTCGCGGTGCAGCTGCCGCTGCTCGCGATCGGGGTGGCGGGCATGTTGATCTCGCGCCGGAACCTGCGACGGCGGATGGCGGCGCGGGGCAGCCAGGTCCCGCCCTGGCGGGATGTCTGGCGCTCCGGGCGCTGGCGTCGGCTGTAG
- a CDS encoding CPBP family intramembrane glutamic endopeptidase: MTSSQTSLHGPRTPVPAERRRVRWRSVLVFGAVAYGLFALCAAPFWVLDEGITHPLYTLVIGAGMFAPTIASVVVAKLVDRTSWRDAVGLRFRGRWKRILLWAPLATLLVLALNLATAVIMVLRGVPGDLTGSTWAAEVSRSMSEQGAEMPTGAAVALVLAISAFGLLLTVVPALGEEIGWRGWLRRELAPLGPWPAIVLGGAIWSLWHLPVTLIGHNYTGQPRWAAVAMFLPASIALHYLFSAITERAGGNPIPAAFAHATLNSTLGVAIGVVATSETASELNWFLDTPMGLTGIVLIAATAFAIMPRTGRGAGRGDQQRTAPEAG; the protein is encoded by the coding sequence ATGACCTCCTCGCAGACCTCGCTTCACGGCCCCCGCACCCCAGTCCCGGCCGAACGCCGCCGCGTGCGCTGGCGCAGCGTCCTCGTGTTCGGCGCGGTGGCCTACGGGCTGTTCGCCCTGTGCGCGGCACCCTTCTGGGTGCTCGACGAAGGCATCACCCACCCGCTGTACACGCTGGTGATCGGCGCGGGCATGTTCGCGCCGACGATCGCCTCGGTCGTGGTCGCCAAGCTGGTGGATCGCACCTCGTGGCGGGACGCGGTGGGCCTGCGGTTCCGTGGACGCTGGAAGCGGATCCTGCTCTGGGCGCCCCTCGCGACGCTCCTCGTGCTCGCTCTCAACCTCGCCACTGCGGTGATCATGGTGCTGCGGGGCGTGCCCGGTGATCTGACCGGGAGCACCTGGGCCGCGGAGGTCTCCCGGTCCATGTCCGAGCAGGGGGCGGAGATGCCCACCGGGGCGGCGGTCGCCCTCGTCCTGGCCATCAGCGCGTTCGGTCTGCTGCTGACCGTGGTCCCCGCGCTCGGCGAGGAGATCGGATGGCGCGGCTGGCTCCGGCGCGAGCTGGCCCCGCTGGGTCCGTGGCCCGCGATCGTGCTCGGCGGCGCGATCTGGTCGCTGTGGCACCTGCCGGTCACCCTGATCGGCCACAACTACACCGGGCAGCCGCGCTGGGCGGCTGTGGCCATGTTCCTCCCCGCCAGCATCGCGCTGCACTACCTCTTCAGCGCGATCACCGAGCGGGCGGGAGGCAATCCGATCCCGGCCGCCTTCGCCCACGCGACGCTGAACTCGACCCTGGGCGTGGCGATCGGCGTGGTCGCCACGAGCGAGACGGCGAGCGAGCTGAACTGGTTCCTCGACACCCCGATGGGGCTCACCGGCATCGTCCTCATCGCCGCCACCGCCTTCGCGATCATGCCGCGCACCGGCCGGGGAGCCGGTCGCGGAGATCAGCAGAGGACGGCTCCCGAGGCCGGCTGA
- a CDS encoding sugar ABC transporter substrate-binding protein: MITRRHVLSAGAAGSAALALAACGGDSGSSGGSGGAVDGEGKTLTMWLMEGTNASADTYIEELKTAFSDATGATLDVQVQPWEGAHDKFVTAMAGGTGPDVAEVGTTWVPEFADAGGLDVLTEDIEAAGLSDGMIEGLVEAGTLDGEMYGMPWYAGVRSILGNRDMLEEAGVNSQPQNWDDLLTMITTLEEHDSDWISFPVPGASIFSATPFIWGAGGEIAENADGAWTATINAPEAVEGLTWYTDLALKHNSSTAAASTWVETEALAEFLQEKVPMFITGSWVPATIREDNPELAEKLVAFTIPAKDSPVAPSFLGGSLMCRFTETQEPELAFELIKLVTTGDFATRWAEETNYFPGTVDAVDEVVAGGDELTKVFATQMIDGGKSVPVTPAWGKIEGAKTMTTLVGTILEGTSVQDAADTAAAEMDGFFSG; this comes from the coding sequence ATGATCACTCGACGACACGTCCTGTCCGCCGGTGCCGCCGGTTCCGCCGCCCTCGCCCTGGCCGCCTGCGGCGGTGACTCCGGGAGCTCCGGAGGCTCCGGGGGAGCGGTGGACGGCGAGGGCAAGACCCTCACCATGTGGCTGATGGAGGGCACCAACGCCAGCGCGGACACCTATATCGAGGAGCTCAAGACCGCTTTCTCCGACGCCACCGGGGCGACGCTCGATGTGCAGGTGCAGCCCTGGGAGGGGGCGCACGACAAGTTCGTGACCGCCATGGCCGGGGGCACCGGCCCCGACGTCGCCGAGGTCGGCACCACCTGGGTGCCCGAGTTCGCCGACGCCGGCGGCCTGGACGTGCTCACCGAGGACATCGAGGCGGCCGGGCTCTCCGACGGCATGATCGAAGGCCTGGTCGAGGCGGGCACCCTCGATGGTGAGATGTACGGGATGCCCTGGTACGCCGGGGTGCGCTCGATCCTCGGCAACCGCGACATGCTCGAGGAGGCGGGGGTGAACTCCCAGCCCCAGAACTGGGACGATCTGCTGACGATGATCACCACGCTCGAGGAGCACGACTCGGACTGGATCTCCTTCCCCGTCCCCGGGGCGAGCATCTTCTCCGCCACTCCGTTCATCTGGGGAGCGGGCGGGGAGATCGCCGAGAACGCCGACGGAGCTTGGACCGCCACCATCAACGCCCCCGAAGCCGTCGAGGGTCTGACCTGGTACACGGACCTCGCCCTGAAGCACAACTCCTCGACCGCCGCGGCCAGCACCTGGGTGGAGACCGAGGCGCTGGCCGAGTTCCTCCAGGAGAAGGTGCCGATGTTCATCACCGGCTCCTGGGTCCCCGCGACCATCCGCGAGGACAACCCCGAGCTCGCCGAGAAGCTGGTGGCCTTCACCATCCCCGCGAAGGACAGCCCCGTCGCCCCGTCCTTCCTCGGCGGCTCCCTGATGTGCCGCTTCACCGAGACCCAGGAGCCCGAACTCGCCTTCGAGCTGATCAAACTCGTCACCACCGGCGATTTCGCGACGCGCTGGGCCGAGGAGACCAACTACTTCCCCGGCACTGTCGACGCGGTGGACGAGGTCGTCGCCGGCGGCGACGAACTCACCAAGGTCTTCGCGACCCAGATGATCGACGGCGGCAAGTCTGTGCCCGTCACCCCGGCCTGGGGCAAGATCGAGGGTGCCAAGACCATGACCACCCTGGTGGGAACGATCCTCGAAGGCACCTCCGTGCAGGATGCGGCCGACACCGCCGCGGCCGAGATGGACGGCTTCTTCTCCGGATGA
- a CDS encoding SDR family oxidoreductase yields MTTEQPTSRSVRPAVLITGANRGIGRATAEALAADHHLILAGRDEQALAELAAQLPSAEPFVAELTDEVATAAAVAALDLPGGLAGLVHCAGILVNGSVEELSAADWAQNFAVNVTAVSELTRLLLPALREARGTVVAVNSGSGYNAKGERGAYSASKFALRAWTDALRQEEVAHGVRVSSVHPGRVDTDMQHELRAAESGAYETEKYLRPGTVAAAIGFALRAPAEAVVATIDLRPRAIG; encoded by the coding sequence ATGACGACCGAGCAGCCCACCTCCCGTTCCGTCCGTCCCGCCGTCCTGATCACCGGCGCGAACCGCGGGATCGGCCGCGCCACGGCCGAGGCGCTCGCCGCAGACCATCACCTGATCCTGGCCGGCCGCGACGAGCAGGCGCTGGCCGAGCTCGCCGCGCAGCTGCCCTCGGCCGAGCCCTTCGTCGCAGAGCTGACCGATGAGGTGGCGACGGCCGCCGCAGTGGCCGCCCTGGACCTGCCCGGCGGGCTCGCAGGCCTGGTGCACTGCGCGGGCATCCTGGTCAACGGCAGTGTCGAGGAGCTGAGCGCCGCGGACTGGGCACAGAACTTCGCGGTCAACGTCACCGCGGTCTCGGAGCTGACCCGGCTGCTGCTGCCCGCGCTGCGGGAGGCCCGCGGCACGGTCGTCGCCGTGAACTCCGGCTCCGGGTACAACGCGAAGGGGGAGCGCGGCGCCTACTCCGCCTCGAAGTTCGCGCTGCGTGCCTGGACCGATGCGCTGCGCCAGGAGGAGGTCGCGCACGGGGTGCGGGTCAGCTCGGTGCATCCGGGCCGGGTGGACACCGATATGCAGCACGAGCTGCGGGCCGCGGAGAGCGGTGCCTACGAGACGGAGAAGTACCTGCGCCCCGGCACCGTCGCCGCCGCGATCGGCTTCGCGCTGCGCGCCCCGGCCGAGGCGGTCGTGGCGACCATCGACCTCCGCCCCCGCGCCATCGGCTGA
- a CDS encoding phage holin family protein codes for MRFLGHIIVTGLALWVTALILPGMHLGENSATALTQVLTIGAIALILALINTIIKPILEFLTFPITCVTLGLFQLVINTLMLLLASWVSGLFDLTLEFDSFWWALGAGVIIGILSAIVEGITGLGDERGSRSRSVGE; via the coding sequence ATGAGATTCCTCGGACACATCATCGTCACCGGCCTCGCGCTGTGGGTCACCGCGCTGATCCTGCCCGGCATGCACCTGGGCGAGAACAGCGCGACCGCGCTCACCCAGGTCCTCACCATCGGGGCGATCGCGCTGATCCTGGCGCTGATCAACACGATCATCAAGCCGATCCTGGAGTTCCTCACCTTCCCCATCACCTGCGTGACCCTGGGCCTGTTCCAGCTGGTCATCAACACACTGATGCTGCTGCTGGCGAGCTGGGTCTCGGGCCTGTTCGACCTGACGCTCGAATTCGACAGCTTCTGGTGGGCGCTCGGGGCCGGCGTGATCATCGGCATCCTGTCCGCGATCGTCGAAGGCATCACCGGGCTCGGGGACGAACGCGGCAGCCGCAGCCGCTCGGTCGGTGAGTGA
- a CDS encoding histidinol-phosphate transaminase, with protein sequence MSDQPAENVRLRSALENLPAYVPGKPAADDGARRFKASSNESPFSPIAAVRAAAVASLDGANRYPDAAALQLREALGGKHGVEPAQIALSTGSVAVSGDLVRAVVGEGDEVVFAWRSFEAYPILVGSHGGISVQVPLTAHGEHDLEAMAAAITERTRLVLLCTPNNPTGPSLSTDQVEDFLSRVPEDVVVAIDEAYREFHDPATVLGTAGLFRRHGNVVLLRTFSKLQGLAGLRIGYAVAHPRLARALSQVTVPFGASVPAQAAALASLEPAAQEELARRAEWVRAERSRVLAALAEQGWQLPVSEGNFVYFPLGEQSAEFAEFADARGLVLRAYGVEGVRATIAEQEANDLLIEIAGAWRER encoded by the coding sequence ATGTCCGACCAGCCCGCTGAGAACGTCCGCCTGCGCTCCGCGCTCGAGAACCTGCCCGCCTACGTCCCCGGAAAGCCCGCCGCCGATGACGGCGCGCGACGCTTCAAGGCATCCTCGAATGAATCGCCCTTCTCGCCGATCGCCGCGGTGCGCGCGGCTGCCGTCGCCTCGCTCGACGGCGCGAACCGCTACCCCGATGCGGCGGCACTGCAGCTGCGCGAGGCACTCGGGGGCAAGCACGGGGTGGAGCCCGCCCAGATCGCCCTGTCCACCGGCTCGGTCGCCGTCTCCGGCGACCTGGTGCGCGCCGTGGTGGGCGAAGGTGACGAGGTGGTCTTCGCCTGGCGCTCCTTCGAGGCGTATCCGATCCTCGTCGGCTCCCACGGCGGAATCTCCGTGCAGGTCCCGCTCACCGCGCACGGCGAGCACGATCTCGAGGCGATGGCGGCGGCGATCACCGAGCGCACCCGATTGGTGCTGCTGTGCACCCCGAACAACCCCACCGGGCCCTCGCTGAGCACGGACCAGGTCGAGGATTTTCTCAGCCGCGTCCCGGAGGACGTGGTGGTCGCGATCGACGAGGCCTACCGGGAGTTCCACGACCCCGCCACCGTGCTCGGCACCGCCGGGCTCTTCCGCCGCCACGGCAACGTGGTGCTGCTGCGCACCTTCTCCAAGCTGCAGGGCCTGGCCGGGCTGCGGATCGGCTATGCCGTCGCCCATCCCCGCCTGGCCCGCGCGCTCAGCCAGGTCACCGTGCCCTTCGGGGCCAGTGTTCCCGCGCAGGCGGCGGCGCTGGCGAGCCTGGAGCCGGCGGCACAGGAGGAGCTCGCGCGGCGCGCGGAGTGGGTCCGCGCCGAGCGCTCCCGGGTGCTCGCCGCACTCGCCGAGCAGGGCTGGCAGCTGCCTGTGAGCGAAGGCAACTTCGTGTACTTCCCGCTGGGGGAGCAGAGCGCCGAGTTCGCCGAGTTCGCCGATGCCCGCGGGCTGGTGCTGCGCGCCTACGGCGTCGAGGGTGTGCGCGCCACCATCGCCGAGCAGGAGGCGAACGACCTGCTGATCGAGATCGCGGGGGCCTGGCGCGAGCGCTGA
- a CDS encoding CPBP family intramembrane glutamic endopeptidase — protein sequence MTPSRAWLRAEVLIILALSLGRSAVYSLLSLAQALAAGPLSGQSTALNNSLRENPWLDLLYQLLSIAFTLAPVALVVLLLALTAGSLQQALRDLGLDLGRPLRDLLHGVLITAGIGVPGLAVYYLGRLLGATVEVIPAALSTHWWTLPVLVLHAVKNAVLEEVIVVGYLFQRLERLGWSPRRIIIVSAVLRGAYHTYQGVGPGLANLVMGLVFGEWYRRTRRTLPLVIAHTLLDVFAFVGYALLQGVLST from the coding sequence ATGACACCGAGCAGGGCCTGGCTGCGCGCCGAGGTGCTGATCATCCTCGCGCTCTCGCTGGGGCGCAGCGCCGTGTACTCGCTGCTCTCCCTCGCCCAGGCCCTCGCAGCCGGGCCGCTGTCCGGGCAGTCCACCGCCCTGAACAACTCGCTGCGGGAGAACCCCTGGCTGGACCTGCTCTACCAGCTGCTGTCGATCGCCTTCACCCTCGCCCCGGTGGCGCTGGTGGTGCTGCTGCTGGCACTGACCGCAGGCTCGCTCCAGCAGGCACTGCGGGATCTGGGACTCGATCTCGGTCGGCCCCTGCGGGATCTGCTGCACGGCGTGCTGATCACCGCCGGGATCGGGGTGCCGGGACTGGCGGTCTACTACCTGGGCCGCCTGCTCGGGGCGACGGTCGAGGTGATCCCGGCGGCGCTTTCCACCCACTGGTGGACGCTGCCGGTGCTGGTGCTGCACGCGGTGAAGAACGCCGTGCTGGAGGAGGTGATCGTGGTGGGCTACCTGTTCCAGCGGCTCGAGAGGCTCGGCTGGTCTCCACGGCGGATCATCATCGTCTCCGCCGTGCTGCGCGGCGCGTACCACACCTATCAGGGGGTGGGCCCGGGGCTCGCGAACCTGGTGATGGGGCTGGTGTTCGGCGAGTGGTACCGCCGCACCCGGCGCACCCTGCCGCTGGTCATCGCCCACACCCTGCTCGATGTGTTCGCCTTCGTCGGGTACGCCCTGCTGCAGGGCGTGCTCTCCACCTGA
- the purB gene encoding adenylosuccinate lyase, translating into MAHSFADITPQIALTPLDGRYRAQVAPLADHLSEAALNRSRLVVETEWMIHLLDGQVIPGLRTLTGDERALLRAIPEDFGADGIAEHAEIERETVHDVKAIEYFIKRRLAGTSLEPLAEVVHIYCTSEDVNNLSYALMVKGAVEQVWLPALREVIADLTALGKDAAEVPMLSRTHGQPATPTTLGKEIAVFAYRLGRQERRIAADEILGKINGATGTYAAHAVSVPTADWEEVSRRFVEHLGLTWNPLTTQIESHDWQAEIYADVARAGRILHNLATDVWTYISLGYFRQRLSAQGGTGSSTMPHKVNPIRFENAEANLEISGALLDSLASTLVTTRLQRDLTDSTTQRNIGPAFGHSLLAIANLRKGLAGLDVDADAMAADLEGNWEVLGEAVQSVMRTLGVQGVPGLDNPYERLKDLTRGHRVDGEGMREFVRSLGLPAAEQERLLALSPHSYVGYAAQLVDHLDETSA; encoded by the coding sequence ATGGCTCACTCCTTCGCGGACATCACCCCGCAGATCGCCCTGACCCCGCTCGACGGTCGCTACCGCGCACAGGTCGCGCCGCTGGCCGACCATCTCTCCGAGGCGGCGCTGAACCGCTCCCGCCTGGTGGTGGAGACCGAGTGGATGATCCACCTGCTCGATGGGCAGGTGATCCCCGGGCTGCGCACCCTCACCGGCGACGAGCGCGCCCTGCTGCGCGCGATCCCCGAGGACTTCGGCGCGGACGGCATCGCCGAGCACGCCGAGATCGAGCGGGAGACGGTCCACGACGTCAAGGCGATCGAGTACTTCATCAAGCGTCGCCTGGCCGGCACCTCGCTGGAACCGCTGGCCGAGGTGGTGCACATCTACTGCACCAGCGAGGACGTCAACAACCTCTCCTACGCCCTGATGGTCAAGGGTGCGGTGGAGCAGGTGTGGTTGCCGGCGCTGCGCGAGGTGATCGCGGATCTCACCGCGCTCGGGAAGGATGCGGCCGAGGTGCCGATGCTCTCGCGCACCCATGGCCAGCCCGCCACCCCCACCACCCTCGGCAAGGAGATCGCGGTCTTCGCCTACCGGCTGGGCCGGCAGGAGCGCCGCATCGCCGCCGATGAGATCCTCGGCAAGATCAACGGCGCGACCGGGACGTACGCAGCGCACGCCGTCTCGGTGCCCACGGCAGACTGGGAAGAGGTCTCGCGACGCTTCGTGGAGCACCTGGGGCTGACCTGGAACCCGCTGACCACGCAGATCGAATCCCACGACTGGCAGGCCGAGATCTACGCCGACGTGGCCCGCGCGGGCCGTATCCTGCACAACCTCGCCACCGACGTGTGGACCTACATCTCGCTGGGCTACTTCCGCCAGCGGCTGTCGGCCCAGGGCGGCACCGGCTCCTCGACGATGCCGCACAAGGTGAATCCGATCCGCTTCGAGAACGCCGAGGCGAACCTCGAGATCTCCGGCGCGCTGCTGGACTCGCTCGCCTCGACCCTGGTCACCACCCGCCTGCAGCGGGACCTCACCGACTCCACCACCCAGCGCAACATCGGCCCCGCGTTCGGGCACTCGCTGCTGGCGATCGCGAACCTCCGCAAGGGCCTGGCGGGCCTCGACGTGGACGCGGACGCGATGGCAGCGGATCTCGAGGGCAACTGGGAGGTGCTCGGCGAGGCGGTGCAGTCCGTGATGCGCACCCTCGGCGTGCAGGGCGTGCCGGGGTTGGACAACCCCTACGAGCGGCTGAAGGACCTCACCCGCGGCCACCGCGTGGACGGCGAGGGGATGCGCGAGTTCGTGCGCTCGCTGGGTCTGCCCGCGGCGGAGCAGGAGCGGCTGCTGGCGCTGAGCCCGCACAGCTACGTCGGCTACGCCGCGCAGCTCGTGGACCATCTGGACGAGACCAGCGCCTGA